The following are encoded in a window of Paludisphaera rhizosphaerae genomic DNA:
- a CDS encoding RNA polymerase sigma factor, with amino-acid sequence MSSIPPDRPSQRRFPTTRWSRVVAATGSGAPQGRENLEALCEAYWYPLYAYARRRGHSPEQAQDLTQDFFAYVLEKDLLARADPHRGRFRSFLLGVYTHYLANRHDYEHALKRGGGRSALSIDATTAEGRYDRDLVLNLTPERIFDRSWALTLLGRVLDELRREYEDSGREAVFETLSVNLTEGPQAESYAAIGRRLGVSEGSARVAVHRLRRRYAHLLRCEIAATVEDSEEIEDEIRALFAALQA; translated from the coding sequence GTGTCCTCGATTCCTCCTGATCGCCCTTCCCAGAGAAGATTCCCAACCACGCGCTGGAGCCGGGTGGTCGCCGCTACTGGTTCAGGCGCTCCCCAGGGACGCGAGAACCTTGAGGCGCTCTGCGAAGCATACTGGTATCCGCTCTACGCTTACGCCCGCCGTCGCGGCCATTCGCCCGAACAGGCGCAGGATCTGACCCAGGACTTCTTCGCGTACGTGCTGGAAAAGGATCTGCTCGCCCGAGCCGACCCCCATCGAGGCCGATTTCGGTCGTTCCTGCTGGGGGTTTACACCCACTATCTCGCGAACCGGCATGATTATGAGCACGCCCTCAAACGCGGAGGCGGACGCTCGGCCCTGTCGATCGACGCCACGACCGCCGAGGGCCGCTACGACCGGGACCTCGTGCTGAACCTGACGCCAGAGCGGATCTTCGACCGTAGCTGGGCGTTAACGCTGCTCGGCCGGGTCCTGGACGAACTCCGCCGCGAGTACGAGGATTCCGGTCGCGAAGCGGTCTTCGAGACGCTCTCCGTCAACCTGACGGAAGGGCCGCAGGCCGAATCCTACGCGGCGATCGGCCGGCGGCTGGGCGTCTCTGAAGGCTCGGCGCGGGTCGCCGTCCACCGACTGCGCCGCCGTTACGCCCATCTGCTCCGATGCGAGATCGCGGCGACGGTGGAGGACTCCGAAGAGATTGAGGACGAGATTCGAGCGCTCTTCGCCGCCCTCCAGGCCTGA
- a CDS encoding protein kinase domain-containing protein, whose product MRTEKICRRCGAQQPEDGPAGLCPGCLLGLSLDALQPAARDEPHRALPAFGASHPPTARTTEDEFRLSPPAPGVLSDLDRSIGTIPRVLLRDGRPDSAQPVRPHSEEVPSTSGLPSRYQLFGELARGGMGVVLMGRDVDLGREIALKVLLERRRDDPESIRRFIEEAQIGGQLQHPGIIPVHELGRLPDGRLYIAMKLVRGQTLAALLRTRRGPSDDLARFLAVFEQVCQAIAYAHTRGVVHRDLKPSNVMVGSFGEVQVMDWGLAKVLDKGGAADEAPRSAGSDERGAVRMVRKGSEAGASYADAVLGTPAYMAPEQARGAFDTLDERADVFGLGAILCEILTGAPAYAAPTDEAIYHQAARADLADARARLDASDAECELVALARSCLAPAPKDRPRDAGVVLARLTAYLTHVQDRLREAERAQAQAEARAEEEQTHRILADGLAREAEARAAEERKRRILTAVLAGVLLTAALTGAGVWSLTARYRADRTLRTTTEIEEALAGADDLRDRARTAAEYDPALWVEATESARRAELLLSHGEATPALGRRVVDLLASISAEHAQADAAFKDRDMVQRLADIHANTSSHLSRSREDAQYAEAFRDFGIPVDELSPAEAAARIAARPIAIELAGALDHWAFSRRRNRPPRIAEAERLIRVARIADPDPWRNQLRNALDLMTVDRSRARTDLERLAASADATGLTAASAERLAWALADLGDSEAAVALYRAAQRAHPDDFWINSNLASSLVRLERYDEAARFASVAVAIRPRTVHVLVLLGKALQLAGRLDDAEATLRDALQINPRDAGALAAMDAVIKARNEGDAGIGPVDRKISRER is encoded by the coding sequence ATGCGGACCGAAAAGATCTGCCGACGTTGCGGCGCCCAGCAGCCGGAGGACGGCCCAGCCGGGCTTTGCCCCGGCTGCCTGCTTGGACTGAGCCTCGACGCCCTTCAGCCCGCGGCGCGGGACGAACCGCACCGCGCTTTACCGGCGTTCGGCGCATCGCATCCGCCGACGGCCCGAACCACCGAGGACGAGTTCCGGCTGTCGCCGCCGGCCCCGGGGGTCCTCAGCGACCTCGACCGAAGCATCGGGACGATCCCGCGCGTTCTGCTCCGCGACGGCCGGCCCGACAGCGCTCAGCCTGTGCGTCCTCATTCCGAGGAGGTGCCGTCCACTTCGGGCCTCCCAAGCCGGTATCAGCTCTTCGGCGAGTTGGCCCGCGGGGGGATGGGCGTCGTGCTGATGGGGCGCGACGTCGACCTGGGCCGGGAGATCGCGCTCAAGGTTCTCCTGGAACGGCGTCGCGACGATCCGGAAAGCATTCGTCGGTTCATCGAGGAAGCCCAGATCGGCGGCCAGCTTCAGCACCCGGGGATCATCCCGGTGCACGAGTTGGGCCGGCTGCCGGACGGCCGGCTGTACATCGCCATGAAACTCGTTCGCGGCCAGACGCTGGCCGCGTTGCTGCGGACGCGGCGGGGGCCGTCCGACGACCTCGCTCGGTTCCTGGCGGTGTTCGAACAGGTCTGCCAGGCGATCGCCTACGCTCATACGCGAGGAGTCGTGCACCGCGACCTGAAGCCCTCAAACGTCATGGTGGGGAGCTTCGGCGAGGTGCAGGTGATGGATTGGGGCCTCGCCAAGGTGCTCGACAAGGGAGGCGCCGCCGACGAGGCTCCCCGAAGCGCGGGGTCGGACGAGCGAGGCGCGGTGCGGATGGTCCGAAAGGGGTCGGAAGCCGGCGCGTCCTACGCCGACGCCGTGCTGGGAACGCCCGCCTACATGGCCCCCGAACAGGCCCGAGGCGCGTTCGACACCCTCGACGAACGCGCCGACGTCTTCGGCCTGGGCGCGATCCTCTGCGAGATCCTCACCGGAGCGCCGGCCTACGCAGCTCCGACTGACGAGGCCATCTACCACCAGGCGGCGCGGGCCGACCTGGCGGACGCCCGCGCCCGGCTCGACGCCAGCGACGCGGAGTGTGAGTTGGTGGCCCTCGCTCGTTCGTGTCTGGCCCCGGCGCCCAAGGACCGTCCGCGCGACGCCGGAGTGGTGCTGGCTCGATTGACCGCCTACCTGACCCATGTCCAGGACCGGCTTCGAGAGGCCGAACGGGCTCAGGCCCAGGCTGAAGCCCGCGCCGAGGAAGAGCAGACCCACCGCATCCTGGCCGACGGCCTGGCCCGCGAAGCCGAGGCGCGAGCGGCCGAGGAACGCAAACGGCGGATCCTGACGGCCGTCCTGGCAGGCGTTCTGCTGACCGCCGCTCTGACGGGGGCCGGGGTCTGGTCCCTCACGGCCCGCTACCGAGCGGACCGCACCCTTCGGACGACGACGGAGATCGAGGAGGCGCTCGCCGGGGCCGACGATCTTCGCGATCGCGCCCGAACGGCGGCCGAATACGATCCTGCGCTCTGGGTCGAGGCGACCGAGTCGGCCCGTCGCGCCGAGCTGCTGCTCAGTCACGGCGAGGCGACGCCCGCCCTCGGCCGTCGCGTGGTGGACCTGCTCGCGTCGATCAGCGCCGAACACGCTCAGGCCGACGCGGCTTTCAAGGACCGCGACATGGTCCAGCGGCTGGCCGACATCCACGCCAACACGTCGTCCCACCTGAGCCGCAGCCGCGAGGACGCCCAGTACGCCGAGGCCTTCCGTGACTTCGGCATCCCCGTCGACGAGTTGAGCCCCGCCGAGGCCGCGGCGCGGATCGCCGCGCGACCGATCGCCATTGAACTGGCCGGCGCCCTCGACCACTGGGCATTCAGCCGACGGCGGAACCGTCCGCCCCGGATCGCGGAGGCCGAGCGCCTGATCCGCGTCGCCCGCATCGCCGACCCCGATCCCTGGCGCAATCAACTCCGCAACGCCCTCGACCTCATGACCGTCGACCGGTCCCGAGCCCGAACCGATCTGGAACGCCTGGCGGCCTCCGCCGACGCCACCGGCCTGACCGCCGCCAGCGCGGAACGCCTGGCGTGGGCGCTGGCCGATCTGGGGGACAGCGAGGCCGCCGTCGCCCTGTACCGAGCCGCCCAGCGCGCCCATCCCGACGACTTCTGGATCAACAGCAACCTCGCAAGCTCGCTGGTGCGCCTGGAGCGATACGACGAAGCCGCGCGATTCGCATCCGTCGCGGTCGCCATCCGTCCCCGGACGGTGCATGTCCTCGTGCTGCTGGGGAAGGCGTTGCAGCTTGCGGGCCGCCTCGACGACGCTGAAGCCACCCTACGTGACGCGCTTCAAATCAACCCCCGCGACGCGGGCGCCCTCGCCGCCATGGACGCCGTCATCAAGGCGCGGAACGAGGGCGACGCGGGAATAGGCCCGGTCGATAGAAAAATTTCGAGGGAGCGGTAA